One window from the genome of Pyrus communis chromosome 16, drPyrComm1.1, whole genome shotgun sequence encodes:
- the LOC137720395 gene encoding probable beta-D-xylosidase 6, protein MPHHWKSLFLLLQLLNLCSTKSQPFTSSSNPHLQFPCKPPHHSSYPFCNNSLPIPTRAQSLISLLTLQEKIQQLSNSASAIPRLGIPPYEWWSESLHGIATNGPGVSFNGTIPSATSFPQVIVTAAAFNRTLWSSIGAAIAVEARAMYNFGQAGLTFWAPNINIFRDPRWGRGQETPGEDPMVASAYAVEFVKGFQGGGIRDGGLGARTVLESDESGDSLMLSACCKHFTAYDLESWRNFSRYSFNAVVSEQDLEDTYQPPFRSCIQQGKASCLMCSYNAVNGVPACAQKDLLDKARNEWGFKGYITSDCDAVATVFEYQNYTKSPEDAVADVLKAGTDIDCGTYLLRNTLSTIKQGKVQEEDIDKALLNLFSVQLRLGLFNGDPRKGKFGRFGAQDVCTSEHKTLALEAARQGIVLLKNDKKFLPLKRGVDFSLAVIGPLANNASLLGGDYTGIPCNPKSPFEGLQEYSTRTSYVAGCQDVPCMSDAGFKKAIYAAKKADFVVIVVGIDASQEREDHDRVSLLLPGKQMALVSSVAAASKGPVILVLAGGGPLDVTFAKEDMRIPSILWIGYPGEAGGRALAEVIFGDFNPGGRLPMTWYPESFTNVPMNNMNMRADPSLGYPGRTYRFYSGDRLYGFGHGLSYSSFTYNIVSAPKKLSLSKPFKVDLSKNVLHQPGDVLDHLHIDEVTSCDSLRFFVEIVVKNNGDMDGGHSVMLFSRVPKVVKGAPLQQLIGFNRVYTVSNQYTTASILVDPCTHLSFADEHGERILPLGEHVLMVGDIQHFVSVEIS, encoded by the exons ATGCCTCATCACTGGAAatccctcttcctcctcctacaGCTCCTCAATCTCTGCTCCACCAAATCCCAGCCGTTCACATCATCATCAAATCCCCATCTTCAATTCCCATGCAAGCCACCCCACCACAGCTCCTACCCTTTCTGCAACAACTCCCTCCCGATCCCCACCAGAGCTCAGTCCCTAATTTCCCTCCTTACCCTCCAAGAAAAGATCCAACAGCTCTCAAACAGCGCTTCTGCAATCCCCAGACTTGGCATCCCACCTTACGAATGGTGGTCCGAGTCCCTCCACGGCATAGCCACCAACGGCCCTGGTGTCTCCTTCAATGGCACCATCCCTTCAGCCACAAGCTTCCCACAAGTGATTGTCACAGCAGCTGCTTTCAACAGGACTCTCTGGTCCTCCATCGGGGCAGCCATTGCTGTTGAGGCCAGAGCAATGTACAATTTTGGGCAAGCTGGGTTGACTTTTTGGGCACCCAATATCAATATCTTTAGGGACCCCAGATGGGGGAGGGGTCAGGAGACCCCTGGGGAGGACCCCATGGTTGCTTCTGCTTATGCTGTTGAGTTTGTGAAGGGTTTTCAGGGTGGGGGAATTAGAGATGGTGGGCTTGGAGCGAGGACAGTGTTGGAAAGTGATGAGAGTGGTGATAGTTTAATGCTCTCTGCTTGTTGCAAGCATTTCACTGCTTATGATTTGGAGTCGTGGAGGAATTTCAGTAGATATAGCTTCAATGCTGTG GTTTCAGAACAAGATTTGGAGGATACATATCAGCCGCCTTTTCGAAGTTGTATACAACAAGGTAAAGCTAGCTGCTTAATGTGTTCTTACAATGCAGTAAATGGGGTTCCTGCTTGTGCACAGAAGGATCTCTTGGATAAGGCTCGGAACGAGTGGGGATTCAAAGG ATATATCACCTCAGACTGTGATGCTGTGGCCACAGTGTTTGAATATCAGAACTACACCAAAAGTCCCGAGGACGCAGTTGCTGATGTTCTTAAAGCAG GGACGGATATTGATTGTGGCACATACTTGCTTCGAAATACTCTATCTACAATCAAACAAGGGAAGGTGCAAGAGGAAGACATAGACAAGGCGCTTCTCAATCTTTTCTCTGTTCAACTCCGTCTTGGGTTATTTAATGGAGATCCCAGAAAAGGGAAATTTGGTAGGTTTGGAGCTCAGGATGTCTGTACCTCAGAGCATAAGACGTTGGCACTTGAGGCAGCAAGGCAGGGAATTGTGCTCCTTAAAAATGATAAGAAGTTTTTGCCTTTAAAAAGGGGTGTTGATTTTTCCTTGGCTGTCATTGGTCCATTGGCAAACAATGCAAGTTTGCTGGGTGGGGATTACACAG GAATTCCCTGCAACCCAAAGAGTCCTTTTGAGGGTCTTCAAGAGTACTCAACTAGAACATCTTATGTAGCTGGCTGCCAGGATGTACCATGTATGTCTGATGCTGGGTTCAAAAAAGCAATTTACGCTGCAAAAAAAGCTGATTTTGTTGTTATAGTCGTCGGTATTGATGCATCGCAAGAAAGAGAAGATCACGATCGAGTTAGTCTTCTCTTACCTGGTAAACAGATGGCCCTTGTATCTTCTGTGGCTGCTGCAAGCAAGGGACCAGTGATTCTAGTTCTTGCTGGCGGTGGACCACTTGACGTAACATTTGCCAAAGAAGATATGCGAATTCCAAGCATTCTTTGGATTGGGTACCCTGGGGAAGCTGGCGGGAGAGCACTAGCAGAAGTCATCTTTGGAGATTTTAATCCAG GTGGAAGGCTGCCTATGACTTGGTATCCTGAGTCATTCACCAATGTACCAATGAATAATATGAACATGAGGGCTGATCCTTCTTTAGGTTACCCTGGAAGAACCTACCGGTTTTACAGTGGGGACAGGCTATATGGATTCGGGCATGGGTTAAGCTATAGTAGTTTCACTTACAATATCGTATCAGCGCCAAAAAAGTTAAGTTTATCAAAACCCTTCAAGGTAGATTTGAGTAAAAATGTACTACACCAACCCGGAGATGTACTTGACCATTTACACATTGATGAGGTAACGTCGTGTGATTCTTTGAGATTCTTTGTTGAAATCGTTGTGAAGAATAACGGAGACATGGATGGAGGCCATAGTGTGATGTTGTTCTCCAGAGTGCCAAAAGTAGTCAAGGGTGCTCCACTACAACAGCTGATCGGATTTAACCGTGTGTATACGGTTTCAAACCAATATACTACAGCATCCATTCTAGTTGATCCCTGTACACATCTAAGCTTTGCGGATGAGCATGGGGAAAGGATATTGCCATTGGGTGAACATGTATTAATGGTAGGAGATATACAACACTTTGTCTCAGTTGAAATTAGTTAA
- the LOC137719844 gene encoding uncharacterized protein — MIFIRCHLDEALKSEYLAVEDPLAIWNALRNIYNHQTTVILPRARYEWTHMRIQDFKLVAEYNSALFRITSQMKLCGDIITEEHMLEKTLSTFHASNVLLQQQYRARGYTEYNQLISVLLVAEQNNEHLMKNHHSRPTGSAPFPEVNAASLEVNATSSGPSFKNANRHKGKAHMNNAPRNSEGACHRCGGNGHWARTCRTPKHLVDLYQASLKKKGVETNFLNQARPMDIPDSVFDLSGQLNTTHLDVPDFIVERGNEVYRSD, encoded by the exons ATGATTTTCATTCGCTGTCATCTTGATGAGGCGCTAAAGAGCGAGTACTTAGCAgttgaagatccgttagctatctggaatgccttgagaaacatatacaatcaccagacaacggtgattcttccaagggccCGCTATGAGTGGACTCATATGAGGATCCAAGACTTCAAGTTAGTGGCAGAATACAATTCTGCattgttcagaattacctctcagATGAAGCTCTGTGGGGACATTATTACTGAGGaacatatgctggaaaagactctcagcacatttcatgcctccaacgtgctcctgcagcagcagtatagagcACGAGGCTACACTgagtacaaccagctgatatctgtGCTCTTAGTAGCTGAACAGAATAATGAGCACCTGATGAAAAACCATCAttcccgacctactggatctgcaccattcccagaagtgaatgctgcttccctcgaagtgaacgccacatcctctg gcccgagcttcaaaaatgcgaatcgccacaaaggcaaagctcatatgaacaatgctccCAGGAACTCTGAAGGAGcctgccataggtgtggtggcaatgggcattgggcgcgtacttgtcgtaccccaaaacatctagtggatctgtatcaagcctccctcaagAAGAAGGGTGTCGAAACCAATTTTCTCAACCAGGctagaccaatggatatacctgattCGGTGTTTGACTTATcagggcagttgaacacaactcATCTAGATGTTCCAGACTTTATTGTGGAAAGGGGAAATGAAGTATACCGGTCCGATTGA